A single window of Paenibacillus sp. FSL H8-0537 DNA harbors:
- a CDS encoding glucose-6-phosphate isomerase has product MSKTVHFDYSKALTFIGQNEIDNLTQQVRLAHDQLHNGTGAGSDYLGWIDLPENYDKDEFARIKQAAEKIKSDSEVLIVIGIGGSYLGARAAIEMLSHSFYNLLPHEQRKTPQVLFAGNNISSTYVTHLTQLLEGRDWSINVISKSGTTTEPAIAFRLFRELLEKKYGKEAARKRIYATTDKQQGALKKLASEEGYESFIIPDDVGGRYSVLTAVGLLPIAAAGVDIDAIMKGAADAAKEYSNPNLAENEAYQYAAARNSLYRKGKTTEILVNYEPSLHFVSEWWKQLFGESEGKDYKGIYPSSVDFSTDLHSMGQFIQEGNRNIFETVIQVKEVSEHISIGHDDADLDGLNFLTGKTMDFVNKKAFEGTLLAHTDGQVPNFIVNIADFSPYTFGYLVYFFEKACGISGYLLGVNPFDQPGVEAYKKNMFALLGKPGYEKEKAELEARL; this is encoded by the coding sequence ATGAGTAAAACGGTACATTTCGATTACAGCAAAGCACTAACTTTTATTGGGCAAAATGAGATCGACAACTTGACGCAGCAGGTTCGTCTTGCGCATGACCAACTACATAACGGCACGGGTGCAGGCTCTGACTACCTGGGCTGGATTGACCTTCCTGAAAACTATGACAAAGATGAATTCGCCCGCATCAAGCAAGCGGCTGAAAAAATTAAATCGGACTCCGAGGTGCTGATCGTAATCGGCATCGGCGGTTCTTACCTAGGCGCGCGCGCAGCGATCGAAATGCTGTCGCATTCCTTCTATAACTTGCTGCCGCATGAGCAGCGCAAGACGCCGCAAGTGCTTTTTGCCGGCAACAACATCAGCTCCACTTACGTGACGCATTTGACGCAGCTGCTTGAAGGCCGCGACTGGTCGATCAACGTTATTTCCAAATCCGGCACAACGACCGAGCCAGCGATCGCTTTCCGTCTGTTCCGTGAACTGCTGGAGAAAAAATACGGCAAGGAAGCTGCACGCAAGCGTATTTATGCAACGACGGACAAACAGCAAGGCGCGCTCAAAAAGCTCGCATCCGAAGAAGGCTACGAGTCGTTCATCATTCCTGATGACGTAGGCGGCCGCTATTCCGTATTGACAGCTGTAGGCTTGCTGCCTATCGCAGCGGCTGGCGTTGATATTGATGCAATTATGAAAGGCGCGGCTGACGCTGCCAAAGAATACAGCAACCCGAATCTGGCTGAAAATGAAGCCTACCAATACGCGGCTGCCCGCAACTCGCTGTACCGCAAAGGCAAAACAACTGAAATTCTCGTTAACTACGAGCCTTCGCTTCACTTCGTATCGGAGTGGTGGAAGCAGTTGTTTGGCGAGAGCGAAGGCAAGGACTACAAAGGGATCTATCCTTCCTCCGTTGATTTCTCGACAGACCTTCACTCGATGGGCCAGTTCATCCAAGAGGGCAACCGCAACATTTTCGAAACCGTTATTCAAGTGAAGGAAGTGTCCGAGCACATTTCCATCGGCCATGACGATGCGGATCTGGATGGTCTGAACTTCCTGACGGGCAAAACGATGGACTTCGTCAACAAAAAGGCATTTGAAGGCACTTTGCTTGCGCATACAGACGGCCAAGTTCCTAACTTTATCGTCAACATTGCAGATTTCTCGCCATACACCTTCGGCTACCTCGTGTATTTCTTCGAGAAGGCTTGCGGCATCAGCGGCTACCTGCTCGGCGTAAATCCATTTGACCAACCGGGCGTAGAAGCATACAAGAAAAATATGTTCGCGCTGCTTGGCAAACCGGGCTACGAGAAGGAGAAAGCGGAGCTGGAAGCGCGCCTGTAG
- a CDS encoding TIGR01777 family oxidoreductase, with amino-acid sequence MRIAVAGGTGFVGQALVKALLERRDEVWIISRSGRSQNSPVGKGLHYITWSELAEHPQKLEGIDAIINLAGESINQRWSNEAKQRILNSRLTATARIAQIVQALKGKPKVVVNASGISAYGLSTTETFDEYSPTAVTDFLSEVVKQWEKAADAIKVERLIKLRVGVVLNKTGGAFPLMALPYKLFGGGRMGSGQQWISWIHLEDIVRLIIFCVDQPNVNGPVNASAPEPVTNDSFGRAIGKAMHRPHWFPVPAFVMKAAVGELATLLLDGQRALPRVALDNGFTFLYPNVESAMEHMYKKS; translated from the coding sequence ATGCGGATCGCGGTAGCAGGAGGTACTGGTTTTGTCGGACAAGCATTGGTCAAGGCTCTTCTGGAGCGGCGTGATGAAGTATGGATTATTTCGCGCTCTGGACGGAGCCAAAACTCGCCTGTAGGAAAAGGCCTCCATTATATAACATGGAGCGAGCTTGCCGAGCATCCTCAAAAGCTGGAGGGAATTGACGCCATCATTAACTTGGCTGGCGAATCCATCAATCAAAGATGGAGCAACGAGGCCAAGCAGCGAATTCTTAACTCCAGGCTGACTGCAACCGCACGCATCGCCCAAATCGTCCAAGCTCTAAAAGGCAAACCAAAGGTTGTCGTTAATGCTTCAGGCATTTCAGCCTACGGGCTGTCAACTACCGAAACCTTTGATGAGTACAGCCCGACTGCCGTAACAGACTTTTTGTCAGAGGTGGTCAAGCAATGGGAAAAAGCTGCCGACGCGATTAAGGTAGAACGTCTGATCAAGCTAAGAGTAGGCGTCGTCTTGAACAAAACAGGCGGCGCTTTCCCATTAATGGCGCTTCCCTATAAGTTATTTGGCGGTGGACGGATGGGCAGCGGACAGCAATGGATATCTTGGATTCATCTGGAGGACATTGTTCGCCTCATCATCTTTTGCGTGGATCAGCCAAATGTGAATGGTCCTGTTAACGCTTCTGCTCCAGAGCCTGTTACGAATGACAGCTTTGGGAGAGCGATCGGCAAAGCAATGCATCGGCCACACTGGTTCCCAGTTCCCGCTTTTGTGATGAAAGCTGCGGTCGGCGAGCTTGCAACGCTGCTGCTCGATGGACAGCGGGCGCTTCCGCGTGTCGCCTTGGACAATGGATTTACTTTCCTATATCCGAATGTCGAGAGCGCAATGGAGCATATGTACAAAAAGTCCTAA
- a CDS encoding pyrimidine/purine nucleoside phosphorylase yields the protein MSQFENVTVVKEANVYFDGKVTSRAVLFADGTKKTLGIMLPGDYEFGTDCVEIMEILAGDLKVLLPGETEWLHIQGKGEFTVPANTKFKLQVATVADYCCSYIYE from the coding sequence ATGTCTCAATTTGAAAATGTAACGGTCGTCAAAGAAGCTAACGTTTATTTTGACGGTAAAGTAACAAGCCGCGCTGTATTGTTCGCGGACGGCACGAAAAAAACGCTCGGCATTATGCTGCCAGGCGACTACGAGTTCGGTACAGACTGCGTAGAAATTATGGAAATTCTTGCTGGTGATTTGAAAGTGCTGCTTCCTGGCGAGACGGAGTGGCTGCACATTCAAGGCAAAGGCGAGTTCACTGTGCCTGCCAACACGAAATTCAAGCTTCAAGTTGCGACGGTAGCAGACTACTGCTGCTCGTACATTTACGAATAA
- a CDS encoding DUF420 domain-containing protein — MSKREQEQSLKLLPDKNYTPLIAILTVVIVGLVTVLFFLPAYDGELGFNVKLLPLLNAVFNCFTFIALVVALVAIIKKNIKLHRRFIGAAFVSTTLFLVSYVTYHYLTESTKYGGEGALKSIYFFVLITHILLAIVVVPLALLSVARGLSMQVERHRKIARWTMPIWLYVSFTGVVVYLMISPYY, encoded by the coding sequence ATGAGTAAAAGGGAACAGGAGCAGAGCCTTAAGCTGCTGCCGGACAAAAACTATACGCCGCTGATTGCGATTTTGACCGTTGTGATCGTAGGGCTAGTGACGGTGCTGTTTTTTCTGCCGGCCTATGACGGGGAGCTTGGCTTCAATGTGAAATTGCTGCCGCTGCTCAATGCGGTTTTTAACTGCTTTACGTTTATTGCTCTGGTCGTAGCTTTAGTTGCGATTATCAAAAAGAACATCAAGCTGCATCGCCGTTTTATTGGAGCGGCATTCGTCTCGACGACCTTGTTTCTCGTGTCCTATGTGACCTATCACTATTTGACGGAATCGACGAAATATGGCGGCGAAGGGGCATTGAAGAGCATTTATTTCTTCGTGCTGATTACGCATATTTTGCTGGCAATCGTCGTTGTGCCGCTGGCGCTGCTATCTGTGGCAAGAGGCCTCTCCATGCAGGTCGAACGCCACCGCAAAATCGCGAGATGGACGATGCCGATCTGGCTCTATGTCAGCTTCACGGGCGTTGTCGTCTACTTGATGATTTCGCCGTACTATTAA
- the tkt gene encoding transketolase gives MTVTQKSVDQLSIDTIRTLAIDAIEKAKSGHPGMPMGAAPMGYQLFAKNMVHNPSNPTWVNRDRFVLSAGHGSMLLYSLLHLSGYDLPIEELKNFRQWGSLTPGHPEFGHTAGVDATTGPLGQGVAMGVGMALAEAQLAATYNKEGFNVIDHYTYAVCGDGDLMEGISHEAASMAGHMQLGKLVVLYDSNDISLDGELSLSFSESVQKRFEGYGWQVLRVEDGNDLDALSKAVAEAQTDHAKPTLIEVKTVIGYGSPNKGGKGGHAGPHGSPLGAEETKLTKQFYGWEEDNQFFVPDEVRAHFAEVKKQGEESNAQWDALFAEYKKANPELAAQFEIATSGSLPAGWDADLPVYTTEDKPVSTRVASGNALNGLAKNVPSLVGGSADLESSTMTHLKGLPVFKPGSYDGRNIYFGVREFGMAAAMNGIALHTGLKVFGGTFFVFTDYLRPAIRLAALMKLPVVYVLTHDSIAVGEDGPTHEPIEQLASIRIIPDLTVIRPADGNETSAAWAYALENTNNPVALVLTRQNLPILEGSVDNAREGIRRGGYVVSDAKDGKPQAQIIATGSEVQLAVAAQKALAEEGIQVRVVSLPSWDLFEKQDKAYRDSVLLPEVKARVAIEMASPFGWERYVGDQGTIIGIDRFGASAPGDRVIAEYGFTVENVVSKVKSVL, from the coding sequence ATGACAGTTACTCAAAAATCAGTTGACCAGCTTTCGATTGATACGATCCGTACGCTTGCGATCGATGCGATTGAGAAAGCAAAATCTGGACACCCAGGCATGCCAATGGGTGCAGCTCCAATGGGTTATCAGCTTTTCGCTAAAAACATGGTTCACAACCCGTCTAACCCGACTTGGGTAAACCGCGACCGTTTCGTACTTTCCGCAGGACACGGCTCCATGCTGCTTTACAGCCTGCTGCACCTCTCCGGCTACGATCTTCCAATTGAGGAGCTGAAAAACTTCCGTCAATGGGGCTCCCTGACTCCGGGTCACCCTGAGTTTGGCCACACAGCTGGCGTTGACGCAACGACTGGTCCATTGGGACAAGGCGTGGCTATGGGCGTTGGTATGGCGCTTGCAGAAGCTCAGCTTGCTGCTACTTACAATAAAGAAGGCTTTAACGTAATCGACCATTATACTTATGCGGTTTGTGGCGACGGCGACTTGATGGAAGGTATTTCACATGAAGCGGCTTCCATGGCTGGTCACATGCAGCTGGGTAAACTGGTTGTCCTATATGATTCGAACGATATTTCCCTCGATGGCGAACTGAGCCTGTCCTTCTCGGAGAGCGTTCAGAAGCGTTTTGAAGGATACGGCTGGCAAGTGCTGCGCGTAGAAGACGGCAACGATCTGGATGCTTTGTCCAAAGCGGTTGCAGAAGCGCAAACAGACCATGCTAAACCGACTTTGATCGAAGTGAAGACGGTTATCGGTTACGGCAGCCCGAACAAAGGCGGCAAAGGCGGACATGCAGGTCCTCACGGATCACCGCTGGGCGCTGAAGAAACGAAGCTGACTAAGCAGTTCTACGGATGGGAAGAAGATAATCAGTTCTTCGTGCCAGACGAAGTTCGCGCACACTTCGCAGAAGTGAAGAAGCAAGGTGAAGAGTCCAATGCGCAATGGGATGCTTTGTTTGCTGAATACAAAAAAGCAAATCCTGAGCTTGCTGCTCAATTCGAAATCGCAACTTCCGGTTCATTGCCAGCTGGCTGGGATGCAGACCTTCCTGTTTATACAACAGAAGACAAGCCTGTGTCGACTCGCGTAGCTTCCGGTAATGCCCTGAACGGCCTAGCGAAAAATGTCCCTAGCCTTGTTGGCGGCTCCGCTGACCTTGAAAGCTCGACGATGACTCACCTGAAAGGCTTGCCAGTGTTCAAGCCAGGCAGCTACGATGGCCGTAACATTTATTTCGGCGTTCGCGAGTTCGGTATGGCTGCTGCAATGAACGGTATTGCTCTTCATACAGGTCTGAAAGTATTCGGCGGTACGTTCTTCGTATTTACCGACTACCTGCGTCCAGCTATTCGTCTGGCAGCGCTGATGAAGCTTCCTGTTGTATACGTACTTACGCATGACAGTATTGCAGTCGGCGAAGACGGTCCTACACATGAGCCAATCGAGCAGCTTGCTTCGATTCGCATCATCCCTGATCTGACGGTTATTCGTCCAGCTGATGGCAATGAAACTTCCGCAGCATGGGCTTATGCGCTGGAGAACACAAACAATCCAGTAGCGCTTGTTCTGACTCGCCAAAACCTGCCGATTCTTGAAGGTTCTGTTGATAACGCACGCGAAGGCATCCGCCGCGGCGGATACGTTGTATCCGATGCGAAAGACGGCAAGCCGCAAGCGCAAATCATTGCTACAGGCTCTGAGGTTCAACTGGCTGTTGCTGCTCAGAAAGCTCTTGCAGAAGAAGGCATTCAAGTTCGCGTTGTCAGCCTTCCGAGCTGGGATCTGTTCGAGAAGCAAGACAAAGCTTACAGAGATTCTGTATTGCTTCCTGAGGTTAAAGCACGCGTTGCTATCGAAATGGCTTCCCCATTCGGTTGGGAGCGTTATGTTGGCGATCAAGGCACGATTATCGGTATCGACCGTTTCGGCGCTTCGGCTCCTGGCGACCGCGTCATCGCTGAATATGGCTTTACGGTTGAGAACGTTGTAAGCAAAGTGAAATCCGTACTTTAA
- a CDS encoding NAD(P)-dependent oxidoreductase, whose protein sequence is MKTAAFIGLGVMGMGMAANLLRKGYSVTVYNRTPGKAAALIELGATAALTPAEAAAGSDVVITMISNDQAIRDVYYGENGIFSAVRSGTVLIDSSTISPSLARELAATAEQKGASFLDAPVTGSKPAADAGTLVFMIGGSKAVLDANDDILLAMGGKLIYMGRNGSGSIAKLAHNTIVGINVVALTEGMAIAASGGLDSSAFLELVQAGSASSKSAELKGPKLINANYDVQFSLELMLKDLKLSSVLSDSLRVPTPLLESAKSMFQVGESMGLSGLDMCAVAQAYEQYIGRKLGGGSL, encoded by the coding sequence ATGAAAACAGCAGCTTTTATCGGACTTGGTGTAATGGGTATGGGAATGGCGGCGAACCTGCTGCGCAAAGGCTATAGCGTCACGGTGTACAACCGCACGCCCGGAAAAGCGGCAGCGCTAATCGAGCTTGGAGCGACTGCAGCATTAACTCCGGCCGAAGCGGCCGCTGGCAGCGATGTCGTGATTACAATGATCAGCAATGATCAAGCAATACGGGACGTTTATTATGGTGAAAATGGGATTTTCAGCGCCGTCCGTTCCGGCACTGTGCTTATTGACAGCAGCACCATCTCGCCAAGTCTGGCGCGCGAGCTAGCGGCAACCGCCGAGCAGAAGGGCGCCTCGTTCCTCGATGCCCCGGTTACAGGCAGCAAGCCGGCAGCCGATGCCGGAACGCTTGTATTTATGATTGGCGGCAGCAAGGCGGTGCTCGACGCCAATGACGACATTTTGCTAGCAATGGGCGGCAAGCTCATCTATATGGGCCGCAACGGCAGCGGCTCCATTGCCAAGCTGGCGCATAATACAATCGTCGGCATCAACGTTGTTGCGCTGACGGAAGGCATGGCGATTGCCGCAAGCGGCGGGCTCGACAGCAGCGCCTTTCTAGAGCTGGTGCAGGCCGGCAGCGCATCGAGCAAATCGGCTGAGCTGAAGGGCCCTAAGCTGATCAATGCCAACTATGATGTGCAGTTTTCGCTGGAGCTGATGCTCAAGGACCTTAAGCTGTCCTCCGTGCTGTCAGACAGCCTGCGCGTGCCCACACCGCTGCTGGAGTCGGCGAAGAGCATGTTCCAGGTCGGCGAGTCAATGGGACTGAGCGGGCTGGATATGTGTGCCGTAGCGCAAGCGTACGAGCAGTATATCGGGCGCAAGCTCGGCGGTGGCAGCTTGTAG
- a CDS encoding prepilin peptidase, whose protein sequence is MLTIPFAAAAVLLIAALLTDLRSMIIPNRLTVSFFAAGCLYQTVVGSWSGLWMGLIGAAAGFVPLFILHMARGIGAGDVKLFAALGAWVGTSTVLQMMMYAILYAGLIGVLLVLFNRPFSRRVFSGLLLLLHRGAEPRRKELGGWAAGGTTFPFMLAVVPGALTAWLMLT, encoded by the coding sequence ATGCTCACCATACCGTTTGCAGCGGCAGCCGTGCTGCTCATCGCTGCGTTACTGACAGATTTGCGTTCCATGATTATCCCAAATCGTTTGACCGTATCTTTTTTTGCAGCAGGCTGCTTATATCAGACTGTCGTTGGCAGCTGGAGTGGATTATGGATGGGGTTAATTGGTGCTGCCGCAGGCTTTGTACCGCTGTTTATATTGCATATGGCGAGAGGAATTGGCGCAGGGGATGTTAAGCTGTTCGCTGCCCTGGGTGCATGGGTTGGCACAAGTACGGTGCTGCAAATGATGATGTATGCCATTTTATATGCTGGCTTAATTGGCGTACTGCTTGTCCTGTTTAATAGGCCTTTTAGCAGAAGGGTTTTTAGTGGCTTGCTGCTGCTGTTGCACAGAGGCGCAGAGCCCAGACGCAAGGAGCTTGGAGGCTGGGCAGCGGGAGGGACTACCTTTCCATTTATGCTTGCAGTAGTACCCGGGGCATTAACTGCGTGGCTTATGCTTACATAA
- the purU gene encoding formyltetrahydrofolate deformylase: MSSPSISQQPSAKSGRARMLISCPDRSGIVAAVSHFLYEHGANIVQSDQYTMNPEGGMFFIRFEFDLTDLDKELPVLVEDFARVADRFDMKWHTFRASRKKRLAIFVSKEDHCLMELLWQWKAGDLDADIAMVVSNHPDMREMVEGFGIPYHHIPVTADTKAEAERKQMEVVADKADIIVLARYMQIISPKFIEQFPNRIINIHHSFLPAFVGGKPYAQAYQRGVKIIGATAHYVTEELDGGPIIEQDVQRVSHRDNVDDLKRIGRTIERVVLARAVKWHIEDRIIVHHNKTVVFN, translated from the coding sequence ATGTCATCACCATCTATATCGCAGCAGCCGTCCGCCAAGAGCGGACGGGCTCGCATGCTTATTTCCTGCCCGGACCGTTCTGGAATCGTGGCAGCCGTTTCCCATTTTCTATATGAGCATGGGGCAAATATTGTGCAGTCCGACCAGTACACAATGAACCCGGAGGGCGGAATGTTTTTTATCCGTTTTGAGTTCGATTTGACTGACCTCGACAAGGAGCTGCCTGTATTAGTGGAGGATTTTGCCCGTGTTGCCGACCGTTTCGATATGAAATGGCATACGTTCCGTGCAAGCCGCAAGAAGCGCCTGGCGATTTTCGTTTCCAAAGAAGATCATTGCCTGATGGAACTGCTGTGGCAGTGGAAAGCCGGCGATCTTGATGCCGATATTGCCATGGTCGTCAGCAATCATCCGGATATGCGCGAAATGGTGGAAGGCTTCGGTATTCCTTATCACCACATTCCGGTCACTGCGGATACGAAAGCGGAAGCGGAGCGTAAGCAGATGGAGGTTGTTGCGGATAAAGCAGACATTATCGTGCTTGCCCGTTACATGCAAATTATTTCGCCGAAATTCATCGAGCAATTCCCGAATCGCATCATTAATATTCACCATTCCTTTTTGCCTGCTTTCGTTGGCGGCAAGCCGTATGCGCAGGCTTACCAGCGCGGCGTGAAAATCATCGGAGCTACAGCGCATTATGTAACAGAGGAGCTTGACGGCGGTCCAATTATCGAGCAGGACGTGCAGCGGGTCAGCCACAGGGATAATGTGGACGACTTGAAGCGGATTGGCCGCACGATTGAGCGTGTCGTTCTTGCCCGTGCAGTTAAATGGCATATTGAGGACCGGATTATCGTTCATCATAACAAGACGGTCGTATTTAATTAG
- a CDS encoding DUF6382 domain-containing protein, which produces MGNFIVDYAMNRGHELILDREGGIRRQELDDVELQMLQGGSIPHMLPMEWFELDGLITFRYRISGKKLLLHRLQIQSLTMEKFYAVLLGIIEALDECRHYMLRPEGCLLEESHIFVGEQLSDIFLVYMPLKPSNTGQAAPSCTNSLLALAVRWSSYIEEINGEEFQHILRLLSREDATVSMIRSQLLERISKMYEGSYRRPASAPSTSGPDYAGSTSIASNANFAGIMRPDKPSDHSSSKHHAEAGEFGHDSDAIKKSETTMDDSPNERFFAAGNWEIEAEPLPPYSFSEEEPAPARKGKWLLSALIIVIVACIWRYIYLTSPSSSKLFICLGLSLGGVAGLLAIWLKKSVIAESELVEEERMKEENMEESFSHSRHKGINQRWEELVHPPKSAVDREGAVPAFKKTVSSQSASTRREEATVLLGQHNKKPAANSGLSLQREWEGQGQRLDWEKGRFTIGRIGEQVNYGDEAQGISRLHLECYRDDKGCFIKDLGSRNGSMLNGQTMIAYKAYPFSVGDIVQLAGVNGPKYELKQGN; this is translated from the coding sequence ATGGGGAACTTTATTGTAGATTATGCGATGAATCGTGGTCATGAGCTAATTCTGGATCGTGAGGGAGGCATACGCAGACAGGAGCTCGACGATGTAGAGCTGCAAATGCTGCAAGGCGGCTCGATTCCACATATGCTGCCAATGGAATGGTTTGAGCTTGATGGGCTCATTACATTCAGATATCGAATAAGCGGCAAAAAATTGCTGCTTCATCGCTTGCAGATACAATCACTGACAATGGAGAAGTTTTATGCCGTGCTGCTTGGTATTATAGAAGCGCTGGATGAGTGTCGCCATTATATGCTTCGCCCTGAAGGCTGCCTGCTGGAAGAATCACATATATTTGTCGGCGAGCAGCTAAGCGATATTTTTCTCGTGTATATGCCTTTAAAACCGAGTAATACAGGCCAGGCTGCTCCAAGCTGTACGAACTCTCTGCTAGCTCTGGCAGTACGCTGGTCCTCTTATATAGAAGAAATAAATGGCGAAGAGTTTCAGCATATATTGCGTTTGTTAAGCAGAGAAGATGCTACGGTTAGCATGATCCGTTCGCAATTGCTGGAGCGCATCAGTAAAATGTATGAGGGTTCGTATCGCCGTCCTGCGTCCGCGCCTAGCACAAGCGGGCCAGATTATGCTGGCAGTACTAGTATTGCTAGCAATGCTAATTTTGCTGGCATTATGAGGCCAGACAAGCCTTCCGATCATAGCAGTTCTAAGCATCACGCAGAAGCTGGAGAGTTTGGCCACGATAGCGATGCGATCAAAAAAAGCGAAACGACTATGGATGATTCGCCAAATGAGCGTTTTTTTGCCGCAGGCAATTGGGAGATAGAAGCCGAGCCTCTGCCTCCATATAGTTTTAGTGAGGAGGAGCCTGCGCCAGCTCGAAAAGGAAAGTGGCTATTAAGCGCTTTAATCATTGTAATAGTGGCTTGTATATGGCGCTATATTTATTTGACGTCTCCTTCTAGCAGCAAGCTGTTTATATGCCTGGGTTTATCGCTTGGCGGTGTGGCTGGACTGCTAGCCATATGGCTCAAAAAAAGCGTTATTGCTGAATCGGAATTAGTAGAAGAAGAGAGAATGAAGGAAGAGAATATGGAAGAATCGTTTAGCCACTCACGTCATAAAGGAATAAATCAAAGATGGGAAGAGCTGGTTCATCCCCCTAAATCGGCTGTTGATAGGGAGGGAGCTGTGCCCGCGTTTAAAAAGACAGTTTCCTCGCAATCTGCATCAACTAGAAGAGAGGAAGCGACCGTGCTGCTAGGACAGCATAACAAAAAGCCTGCTGCCAATAGCGGACTCTCACTCCAGAGGGAGTGGGAAGGGCAAGGGCAGAGGCTCGATTGGGAGAAAGGCCGATTTACAATTGGCCGTATAGGCGAACAGGTCAACTATGGTGACGAAGCGCAGGGAATATCTCGGCTGCACCTCGAATGTTATAGAGACGACAAAGGCTGCTTCATCAAAGATCTTGGCTCCCGAAATGGAAGCATGCTGAACGGACAAACGATGATTGCTTACAAAGCCTATCCATTTTCAGTAGGAGATATTGTCCAGCTAGCTGGAGTAAATGGTCCTAAATATGAATTGAAGCAAGGCAACTGA
- a CDS encoding deoxyribonuclease IV: MLKIGSHVSFSDKGLQTAATEAISYGSSTFMIYTGAPQNTRRKPIDTLYIEEGKALMQTTGIDEIVVHAPYIVNLGSYKDSTYNLAVEFLQEEIRRTAAIGVQNIVLHPGAYTDKDAEYGIGRIAEGLNAVLEGTKETNVNIALETMAGKGTEIGRSFEELAAIIDKVQSNNRLTICMDTCHMHDAGYDLVDDLDGVLDKFDKLVGLNRVAVVHVNDSKNPRGAAKDRHTPIGSGYLGYDAIQAIVHHEGLKGRPFVLETPWIGKDAKTERPMYEVEIALLRGEVQQRFGDSFLEDVAKLQQFFVPQGIDRAFVLSTWELLKADAKARKADPREPMERIYDLVIEGGVLPAALTEEQINQRITAWFAGKAVL, translated from the coding sequence ATGTTGAAAATCGGTTCCCATGTTTCATTTTCGGACAAAGGGCTGCAGACAGCAGCAACGGAGGCTATTTCTTATGGCTCCAGCACATTCATGATTTATACCGGCGCACCGCAGAATACGCGAAGAAAGCCGATTGACACGCTATATATTGAAGAAGGCAAAGCTTTAATGCAAACAACAGGTATTGATGAGATCGTTGTTCATGCTCCGTACATTGTCAATCTCGGCTCCTACAAGGACAGCACCTATAACCTGGCTGTTGAATTTTTGCAGGAGGAAATCCGCCGTACGGCTGCTATTGGTGTGCAGAACATTGTGCTGCACCCAGGCGCTTACACTGACAAGGATGCTGAATATGGCATCGGCCGTATTGCCGAAGGGCTGAATGCAGTGCTGGAAGGCACGAAGGAAACGAATGTCAATATTGCGCTTGAGACGATGGCTGGCAAAGGCACGGAAATCGGCCGCAGCTTTGAAGAGCTGGCAGCAATTATTGATAAGGTTCAAAGCAACAACCGTCTGACGATTTGTATGGATACTTGCCATATGCATGATGCAGGCTACGATCTTGTTGATGATTTGGACGGCGTGCTGGACAAGTTTGACAAGCTCGTAGGACTTAACCGAGTTGCAGTAGTCCACGTGAATGACAGCAAAAATCCGCGTGGAGCGGCAAAGGACCGCCATACGCCGATAGGCTCGGGATATTTGGGTTATGATGCTATCCAAGCCATTGTCCATCATGAGGGACTTAAAGGTCGTCCATTTGTTTTGGAGACGCCATGGATCGGCAAGGATGCCAAAACCGAGCGTCCGATGTACGAAGTAGAAATCGCCTTGCTTCGCGGCGAAGTTCAGCAGCGGTTTGGCGACAGCTTCTTGGAGGATGTTGCGAAACTCCAGCAGTTTTTTGTACCGCAAGGCATTGACCGTGCATTTGTACTGTCGACATGGGAGCTGCTTAAGGCGGATGCCAAAGCGAGAAAAGCTGATCCTCGCGAGCCAATGGAGCGGATTTACGACCTCGTTATTGAAGGCGGCGTATTGCCGGCGGCACTGACGGAAGAGCAAATTAATCAACGGATTACAGCATGGTTTGCAGGCAAAGCTGTGCTCTAA
- a CDS encoding DUF2621 family protein, producing MKSAPDWFMYFIIFWAIVMVVFMAIGGFFMFRKFLKVLPQRDGKSKLDWQNYWVDRSRSMWTQESKLFLDELVAPVPSAFRDIAKHSIAAKIGQVAIEYEAKEVTRAHCVEGYIRATPKRDYKVLVTFLEKQGIDYSPFKHLLNK from the coding sequence ATGAAATCAGCTCCTGATTGGTTTATGTATTTCATCATTTTCTGGGCAATCGTCATGGTCGTATTCATGGCAATCGGCGGTTTCTTTATGTTCCGCAAGTTTTTGAAGGTGCTCCCTCAGCGGGATGGCAAGTCCAAGCTCGATTGGCAAAATTATTGGGTGGACAGAAGCCGCAGCATGTGGACCCAGGAATCGAAGCTTTTTCTCGATGAGCTGGTTGCGCCTGTCCCATCTGCATTCCGAGATATAGCGAAGCACTCCATAGCTGCCAAGATCGGTCAAGTAGCTATTGAATATGAAGCCAAAGAGGTCACACGAGCACACTGTGTAGAAGGATACATACGGGCTACACCCAAAAGAGACTACAAAGTACTTGTTACCTTTCTCGAGAAGCAAGGCATTGATTACAGCCCTTTCAAGCATCTGCTCAACAAATAG